One window of the Dreissena polymorpha isolate Duluth1 chromosome 5, UMN_Dpol_1.0, whole genome shotgun sequence genome contains the following:
- the LOC127832367 gene encoding uncharacterized protein LOC127832367: protein MFWLFVLPLLMLSVLTHSPYAFCERRIDKGRTQTNNVVARKTLLVKKGFAEFREVVKKTVDVEYDLVDLPDVKECFDREFTAKKKEFTPQDLTMRAVVNLATIWCSYCRSINRCSCIRRFCFNVGC from the exons ATGTTTTGGCTATTTGTTCTCCCGTTACTAATGCTCAGTGTCTTAACCCACTCGCCATACGCCTTTTGTGAACGACGTATTGATAAAGGACGTACTCAAACAAACAATGTTGTCGCAAGAAAAACCTTGTTGGTAAAGAAG GGGTTTGCCGAGTTTCGCGAGGTTGTCAAGAAGACAGTCGATGTGGAGTATGATTTGGTCGACCTTCCAGATGTGAAGGAATGTTTTGATAGAGAGTTCACGGCAAAGAAGAAAG AGTTTACCCCGCAGGACCTGACGATGAGGGCAGTAGTTAACCTTGCCACAATCTGGTGTTCCTATTGTCGAAGTATTAACAGATGCTCATGTATTCGCCGGTTCTGCTTCAACGTTGGCTGCTGA